ATATCCTGGTCTGCTTCTTAGCCTATGTGCTCTGGAAATGTTTAGCACAAATGTGCAAAAACAGTGGCCTGGGCAACGAACCAAGAAAAATCATTAACGAAATCAAAAGAATCAAATTGACCGATGTCATCTTGCCAACAAAAAAAGGCGTAGAAATCAAACTGCACTGTGTTGCAAAACCGGATGAACATCAACGGATTCTGTTGCAACATCTCGGATTAACCTTACCCTCAAGATTGACTAAAAATCACAAAATGTAGTGAAGACTTTAGATGATTTTTTCTGTAAATATTAAACTTACACCGCGAACTGTCGAAGTTGGGCTAATAGCCAAACGCGTATTTTAGGATTCAGCAGAAGTGGTCTGAAATGGAAATATGGGTAGACGCAGACGCATGCCCTGCCGTGATCAAGAATATTTTATTTAGAGCGGCAAAGCGCACCCGAGTACAACTCACGCTGGTAGCTAATCAGCCCCTGCGCATCCCACAGTCGCCCTGGATTAAGATGCTTCAGGTAGCAGCTGGTTTTGATATCGCTGACAATGAGATCGTTAAAAGGCTAAACGTCGGTGATCTTGTCATCACAGGTGATATTCCTTTGGCGGCCGAGGTGATTGAAAAAGGAGGTTATGCTCTCAATCCCCGTGGCGAATTGTATTCAGCTGACAATATTAGAGGGCGTCTGAATATGAGAGATTTTATGGATACTCTACGAGCTAGCGGCATAGATACAGGGGGTCCGCCGGCCCTAAGCCAGGGCGATCGGAATTCTTTTGCGAACCACCTGGACAAATTATTAACCAGGCTTGCAGGAAATGCCTAACGGCTGCAAAAAATAAAACTAGCCTTGAGTCGTACCCCACCGCAAAAGCAAAATACTAAGTCAAAACCGCCTTCTCCAAATCCCTTGCCACTTTTAAAAAAATCATATAGCAGTTTGGGAAAATGGTTCTTCAGCTAAAAAAATGATATTATGAGACAACAAAGTCATTCGGCAGCATGGAAAATCATAATGTAACAGAAGAAAATCGCGTTGCTGCCTTAGATTGCCATTTGTTACCCTCGTATTTTCATTTTGCCGGCTTACAAATTTATTTTGTCACCTTACAGCATCCCTTTTCGGCTGTTTGCAAGATGTGCAGCTCCATGATAGCGCCCAATCTTACACGCAGCAACTGCTCTTATTTCGGATATTATACAGTTAGCTTTTTGATCATTAATCAAGTTTTCCATTGATTGTCAATGAAAAAATTGTATTCTTTGGATGTTATTCAGAAACT
This genomic stretch from candidate division KSB1 bacterium harbors:
- a CDS encoding YaiI/YqxD family protein; its protein translation is MEIWVDADACPAVIKNILFRAAKRTRVQLTLVANQPLRIPQSPWIKMLQVAAGFDIADNEIVKRLNVGDLVITGDIPLAAEVIEKGGYALNPRGELYSADNIRGRLNMRDFMDTLRASGIDTGGPPALSQGDRNSFANHLDKLLTRLAGNA